The Couchioplanes caeruleus sequence CGGCTGCGGCTGCTCGCGGTCGGCTGGGAGGACCTTGCCGATCGGCATCACGGACGGGTCGACCTCGTCCGGCTCGAGGCACGCCTCGGCCGACCCCACAAGTCCACGGTGCCGGCACAACGGCAGGCGCCGGCGGCGTGACGCCGCCCGACACGCGGCACGACCACACACCTGACGACACGGTTCCCCCCGGGGAGCCGCGTCGGCGTCTGTAACGGCATGTCAGCCGCATCGGTGAACATGCAAGCCACCGTATGAGCGAACTTGCCCTTGACGTCGGACGAAAAGTGCGGCTTTCGCGTGACACCCGTTTCACTCACACGCCTCATCCACCACGCCCCGCACCACCGGTCTACATTTCCCACGGAACCGCGGACGGCCACCGCCGCCGTCGGCACGACGGTGACCAACGGTGCGCGGCCGTCGGCGCGACGGTGACCAACGGTGCACGCGGCCGTCGGCACGACGGTGACCAACAGTGCACGCGGCCGTCGGCACGACGGTGACCAACAGTGCACGCGGCCGTCGGCACGACAGTGACCACGGCGCTGCTGTGGCGCAACCGCTATCGGGACCGGGATCGGCCGGGCTCGCCGGGTGCCGCGCGTCCGGGACGACCCGAGACGCTGGTCCATCACGCGGTCGTGACCGAGACGTTGCCTGGTTCTCTACGTGGTCGAGGTCTCGGCGGCCCTCTTGATCGAGGCGGCCTCCGTCTCGACGTACTTCTCGGTCAGCGACCGCGTCATCAGCCAGCCGATCCCGGACAGCGGACCGGACACGGTCAGGGCGAGGGTGAGCCGGCTTCCGTCGGGGTGCGGCTCGACGACGTGTGCGGCGGTGACGGTGACGCCGGGCGAGCTCGACGTCCAGGTGTACGACGACCCGTCGGCCAGCTCGGTGACCGTCCACACCGCTGTGGGCAGCCCGGGCTGCTGCAACCGGGTTCGGGAGCCGACGGCAAGTGGTCCGGCGTCGAGACGCTCCACGGCGTCGACCGTCGGGATCCGCGCGGGCCAGCGCTCGACGTCGACGACCACCGCCCAGACCCGCTCGGGCGGGGCCGCGATGGTGGCGGTGTGCTGCAGGCCGGGCATGCGCCGGGTGTATGACGCCGCCTCCCGTGACCGAGGCCACCGGTACACAGCACCAGACCGTGCTTCAGACGTGCAGTTCGGGCGGGAAGCCCGTCCAGCGCAGGTCTGGTGGTAGGTGGCTGGTGTCGTTGAAGCTGATCAGCGTCGGCGGACGGTGCGGGCGGTAGAGGATGACGGTCAGGGCGCAGTTGGCGGCGTTGAGGCCGAGCCAGCGTGCGTCGGGGGCGTCGAGGGCATGGCGCACGAACCAGGCGATCAGGAAACTGTGCGTGATGATCAGCTCGTGGGTGTCCGTGGTGGTGGGCGCCGCGTGTTGTGCGAGGGCGGCGGCGGCCAGGGTGGCTCCGGCGGCGTACTCGTCGGCGTTGACGCCGTCGAGGAACCGGGCGTAGACCTCGGGCAGGGCTCGGAGGTCCGGCACGGGCGGGACGTAGTCACCGACGACCTGCGAACAGTGCATCGGGACATCGGGAAGATGCCGACTGATCACGTCGGCGGTCTGCGTGGCCCGTGGGAGCGGGCCGTGGTGGACGGCCGTCAGGGGCACGGTGGCCAGGCGCTGGCCGAGTAGGTCGGCTTGCTGCCGGCCGCGGGTGCTGAGGTCGCCGTCGTCGATGGCTTCGCCGTGTCGGGCCAGGTACAGCAGCCGGTTGGCCACGGTGCTCCGTTCGTAGTAAGTGTCGTCATGATCGCTGCAGGTGTAGGCGAGGCTGCCACAACGCGGCAAGGGCGATCCCTGGACGGCTTATAGCCAGATACTGATCGCGACGACGGTCACCGTGGCGGTGTAGCGGACCGCGAGTTCGTCGAACCGCGTAGCCACGGCGCGATGCTGTCTCAGCAGGGTGCTGCCGCACTCCACGGCATGACGCAGCCGGTAGGAGTCGGCGTTCAACACGAGAGGTCGCCCACCCGCCGAACCTTCAGCGCGGCAGTGCCGGGAACAGCATCACCGGACCGGGAACCACACCGCCGGGCCGGGAACCGCACCACCAGGCCGAGAACCGCACCACCGGGCCCGGGAACCGCACCGCCGGGCCGGAGCGCTGCCGCCATCGGCTATTCGACGGTGACCCGCACGGAGTGCCAGCCGGTGGCGCCGTTCGGGGCGACCGGGGTTTGCTGGCTTGTCTGCATTTCTCCGTCCGCGTCGGTGGCTCGCACCCGGATCGTGTGGCTGCCGCGGGTGGCCTCCCAGCGGTAGGACCATTGCACCCAGGTGTCGGCCGAGACCGTCGGGGCGAGGCTCGCCTCGGTCCAGGGGCCGGCGTCCACCTGGATCTCCACCCTCGTGACGCCGCGGTGCTGGGCCCAGGCCACACCCGCCACCGTCCCCGCACCTGCCTTGCGGGTGGTGCCGTCGCGGGGGGTGTCGATGCGGGACTGGGTCTTGATCGGGCCCTGGGCCGACCAGCCCCTCGGCACCCAGTAGGCGTCGAAATCCGTGAAGCGGGTCAGCTCGATCTCGGTGATCCACTTGCACGCGGAGACGTAGCCGTACAGGCCGGGGACGACCATGCGGGCCGGGAAGCCGTGGCCGACCGGGAGCGGGCGGCCGTTCATGCCGATGGCGAGCAGGGCGTCGCGGCCGTCCCGCAGGACCGCGGTGGGGCTGCCGCAGGTCCAGCCGTCGGCCGAGCGGGACACGAGCTGGTCGGCCTCGGGCAGGGGCTGGACCTCGTCGAGCAACTCTCTGACGGGCACGCCGAG is a genomic window containing:
- a CDS encoding IS5/IS1182 family transposase; translated protein: MLNADSYRLRHAVECGSTLLRQHRAVATRFDELAVRYTATVTVVAISIWL
- a CDS encoding SRPBCC family protein, whose product is MPGLQHTATIAAPPERVWAVVVDVERWPARIPTVDAVERLDAGPLAVGSRTRLQQPGLPTAVWTVTELADGSSYTWTSSSPGVTVTAAHVVEPHPDGSRLTLALTVSGPLSGIGWLMTRSLTEKYVETEAASIKRAAETSTT
- a CDS encoding histidine phosphatase family protein — its product is MPRCGSLAYTCSDHDDTYYERSTVANRLLYLARHGEAIDDGDLSTRGRQQADLLGQRLATVPLTAVHHGPLPRATQTADVISRHLPDVPMHCSQVVGDYVPPVPDLRALPEVYARFLDGVNADEYAAGATLAAAALAQHAAPTTTDTHELIITHSFLIAWFVRHALDAPDARWLGLNAANCALTVILYRPHRPPTLISFNDTSHLPPDLRWTGFPPELHV